The window AACCGTTAAAAAAACCGTCAacgtatattaaataaattcttttaaagGGATACATATTATGCCCCCTAGCTTGTGTGACGAGGTCAGGTATTTTGAAAGTTGATATTtacgataattattttaaatgaaatctataacattattatttttaaaaaaaaaaataaatttctatattatataaaaaataaaaatgtataacattttgaaaaatatatttattaatatgaattttttttagttaattttatttgacaagtTTATATCTGTcgagtattaaatttattattttttattttaaaatttgcaaCAACCTTGTCGAAATgagagaaaagaaataaattaaaaacacattTATGTGTGGGCGGGTATCATGAAAGAACGAAGAAATATGTCTTGGTgcgaaaagaagaaaaaaaaaaaaaggattttcgaaaaaaataatataaaaaaatcgaaagaaataaaaaattacattttttttttataaatattcatttagttatttattttatttttcattcaggTTATtttatgtgtgtatgtgtgtgtgtgtatttcaTCGGGATATCAGGATCAGTGGAATCCTTGCGATTTGGTCTTGGTCTCTCCTACGATCCAGCCAACAAGGACTATAAATACCTCGTCGGTTATTCGCGAACAACATGAGATATCCTcgccgtaaaaaaaaaaaaaaaaagaaattaaaccgagtcaaatttaaaaaaattaaatatttaaaaaaaaaataataaaaaataatattaaatgaataaaacaagaatGAGCATGTTGAATACAatcattttgttgatttgcaaaaaagaaaaaaaaaaaaaaaattattgctattGGTTATTACACTCTTTTGTCGCACCAGAAAAATTCCTTTTCCCCTCTacgtttaatttattttatatatgtatatttagtACAACCATTAATGCTTATCatcaatgtaaaatataagaattaataaacaacaactaatatacaatttaaaattaaattttgttatttaaaatataaatgttgttgttttttttttttttttaaattttattgttttaaatatttgtttgatgtttattttcttcatttaacaAATAAGAAACCCATCAGGGAGCGGTATAGCACACCTCCTTCCAACCCCCTTTTATTGCGAATAGATCGTATCATTTTGTTACCTGCGCGAGAGAGTTTGTTGGAACCACGAAGCCAAGAAAAGAAAACGACTATAAAATTCTCGGCGGGTATATACATCGTCGATTAATTTAAGTCGAGTTGTGAAGAAGAATAAAGAAAGAGATAGTCTAGGGTCATGATGATGGGGGATTAAAAGACGTTGGGAAGGGAAGAGGTTAAGAAGAAGTTGAAGAAGATAGGAATGCCTTCACTCcagcaaaatttttattttatttttatatatgtatgtgtgttgCAAGCGCAAATCCAGCATGCACTCTTCGTTTTAAAACGAgtcttgatttttaatattttttttttctttatttaactcttttttttaattttattttctctttgaaGCTTACACATACATTGTACAAATGTCTGGTTTAATACACACGTATTAAACTTGTATAACCatctatctatatatatataaataattttatgtgaaGAGAAGAGATCCGCTACTTGCCTTTGTAGCTTCAAGCTAAATGTACACTTtagctattattatttccggacttgaaaaaaaaaataaaaataaatataaaaacaacttatataaatacacatatatttttttgacatttatattaatttatacaattgtaaaaaatatatattaaatttaattttaactataaaataattgtaattataattttaaattttttaaaattccaatttttttttttatttttgcagcTCGCTGTTTGACTGGATGTAATGAACAGCATGGACACTGCAGTCAACCCAACGAATGCACGTAAgtttcaatatgaaaaaaatttattattacatatttataatttttttttttctcgtttttaattaaaaaacaaatatttctatttattcttCTTGTTAATACCAAGAAAATATCCTTTTCTCCTTGCGCTGGATTAACATGGAAACACGACCCACGTCTGGCACATTTATACAAGtgccacacacacacacttagATTGTCGGTCCATCATGAATAAAAGGGGGGAAAAAGTAggggataaataataaataaaaatgaagaaaaaaattacagactCCATAACGTGCATATTGCAGTTTCGTAACGCGCCATGCACTTCTTTCCTTCAACTATACAtgcagtttaaaaaaaaaactaaataaataaatatataaaaatgttaatgtACCTTACCCCATCAGCCTCTTCTCGATATACCATGTACATAAACTTTTCATGAATATACATATGAAAATGACACGTGTTGCTACTTGATGGTAATATACAAGATAtacattgaagaaaaaaaaaaaaaaactatatagaAAATTGGAtggaattaaaaatagaaaaagagaaaGGCAAAATgagattacaaaaaaaaaaaaattatatttttaaattaatactgtttgtatatatcattgaatttttttatttgcactataaaataccaacaaattgattatatttaaaagaaaaaaatataataaaaatatttgttaaatataaatctcgTCTGATGTAGTTTAACTCGAAGCTTACAAGTTAACTCGATCATCTAATTACTCGAACTGGGGGTTAATTGTCACGACAACTATTATAACGATGTAcacattaattttaacatcaaGAGGACAATGGGTCAGGAtcaaagagaaataaaatctcataccgaaaataatattaaattattaaaattaaaatttatatatatcattgcgcaagctaaaaattaaatttaaaaattacctgtttgattagaaaaaatataaaaattaaaatttaatataaagggttaatgtacaaataaaaaaaatgtataaaagaAATACGAGAATTGAAATAAAACTATGCGGAAACGGGAGTCGACGCGCCCTGATGTTTCGCGGAAGACATACGTGCCGTAAATTCGTCGCTGGCCGTTTAACCTGTAATGCGATAGAAGGCAGGGACCGTGGGAGACACAATGTTAGACaaggatataaataaatatatttctctttttatctTACATatagtaaatgaaaaaaaaaaaaatatatattatgtatatgtGCGCGAGTCGAATAATACGCACAAGCCGCGGGGATCGGTCTCCATTTGAATTACGTGAAAGAATCacacgtttattttttatttcaacgatTGAAATTTTCGGTGAGTTCTCAATcgtattataatattattacatatgcctttttacaaaaaaaaaaaaaaaattaaataaaaaaggggGTGGGTagattgatgataatttggTGGGAGGAAAAACAGCGACACTTTGTTGTAGGAGCTGAATACCGATTAACTGGTATATAACGATGAGAAAATCAACATCACTGATgcccacacacacacacacacacacattggctatataataaaaaatttgcaattttataaaatctataaattGCATAGcttgatttcttttttatttttattatgacctaaataaaaaaaaaaaatgcagaaaaagttaaaaaaaaaattaaatttttataattatatatatatagtatatgtCTTGAAGTCATTGACACAGTGACAAAGAAAATTCTACACCTCCGGGTTAAGAAGAAGCCTTTAGCTTCTGCCTCGCTTGATGCTTGGTtcatctttgttttttttttttttcattttatttttgcaacaaCTAgtgagtgtgtgtgtgtgtgtgttgagTATAACTATCCAATCTCAGGTGCACCCTCCAATGTGTGGTGCATGTCCACCTCCtccttcttcatcatcatcatttcttattcttttttttttccagcttcttatcttttttgtttttttactactactacaactactacattttatttatttcttattttaagGTCTAGTCACCTCCCCAGCACTATTATTCTTTCctctttgattatttttaatttttattttactctgTTCCATCcaattccctttttttttattcttatatatgtatatattagaAAAGAGGTATACGGTATTTAATGGTATAGTCATGGGACGATGGCAATACAAGCAAAACGTAAAATCAGCATCAGAAAACAGCAGCAGTACCAGTAGAAGCATCAACTTCTTCTAgacaaagataataaaaatatatatatatagacacaTATACAAACATGCATTCATAAGATATCCTAGAGTGAGTTTGTGTATGAGAGACACACGGATAAGTCACATGTACATAGGGGGGCCCGTAACCTTTCCTTGACCCGCATACTGAACGGCTGTGTGCCGTGGCTCGAACCGTGGGAAACACTCTACTCGCCGACTCATCCCCACTTGGCCATTCTCTCTTATAGCTATCgcatttactctttttttctttgcatcTCAGCACAATCATACTCTCTTTTtctaactctttttttttttttttcatttttattctcctctttttcttcttcatcttctgaTTCtcctctttttctttttcttcatcatcaccaccaccaccatcatcatcatcatcatcatcttcaagcGATCTTCTACACCGTTCACATTCACCTCCACAATCCACACCACCaccttgattattattttattttatattttttttttaaattttattttctttactcttgcctctctcttttttttatttttttattcctctcaactttatatatacactgatATCTTTTCACCCACCCGGACAGCCTTTCATCTTGCATTCCCTTCGTCTATAACATGTGGAAAGAGAGACCCCTGGACACAACTACTATACGGTAATGGCCGACCACCACATCCTCTTCTTTTTCATCTCAAAAAATTTACCTttattctttctttctttctacATATACTTCCTTCCTTCCTTCCgttcaatttacaaaataaaaaaatatttatttttttttatatccgtctttaaatttgaaaagatTCAACCCTCAGGCTctagtactttttttttttttaagagatTATTTTACTACAAAATGAATTGGGTCAATGGAAGTAGGAGgatatatattcatttctaattttagtatgaaaataattttattatgtgtGGATGCACAAGTTATTTGATTCTGATGAtgggaaataatttttttttaaattttgaattatgactgaaattaaaaatatttcatttgacaAACCGGATATATCGAATTGCTTTGAGCatgagaatataattttattatataagtaatatatgttgaaaaaataattaataaaaaaatttttaaatttttttgtttcatgtAGATGTAATCCTGGCTGGACTGGACAATTCTGTGACCAATGTGTTAGATATCCAGGATGTCTTCATGGTACATGCCAAAAACCATGGGGTTGTATGTGTAATGAAGGATGGGGTGGTTTATTTTGTAATcaagatttaaattattgtacaaATCATAAACCATGTATGAATGGTGGCACCTGTTTTAACACCGGTCAAGGTTCTTACACCTGTTCTTGTGCTCCTGGCTTTACTGGTACTGATTGTGAAACACCATTGTCTGATTGTCATTCAAATCCTTGTTTAAATGGTGGTTCATGTTCaatgaataacaataatacaattactggatcatcatcatcctcatcatcatcatcaggatCATCaggatcatcatcatcatcatcttcaacaggattatcaaatcaattcaacaacaacaacatgggaaataaaacaaatgaatcaaCAATTCAAACAGCATATCGTTGCACCTGTTTACCAGGTTGGAGTGGTCGTCATTGTGAAATAACATCAAAATCATGTAGAGATTCACCATGTTTACATAATGGTGTATGTGTTGATGATTCATTAAAAGGATATACTTGTCATTGTACAGCTGGTTATTCTGGTAAAGATTGTGAAACACAAGTTGATGAATGTTCACCAAATCcatgtaataataatggtaCATGTACACCAACACAAAATGGTTTTATGTGTACTTGTCCAGCTGGTTATACTGGTGATAattgtgaaataaatattgatgattgtCAAGGTGATCCATGTTTAAGTGGTGGTACATGTGTTGATATGATTAATCGTTTTCGTTGTCAATGTGTACCTGGTTATGTTGGATTATTGTGTCAAGATAAAGTTGATTATTGTTTAGCTAAACCATGTGCAAATGGTGGTATATGTGCATCTGGAACAAATGATTATGTTTGTACATGTAAAGCTGGTTTTACTGGTAAAGATTGTagtgttgatgttgatgaatgTAAAAGTAATCCATGTAATAATGGTGGTTTATGTAAAAATCGTGTTAATGGTTTTGTTTGTGAGTGTACAACTGGATGGCGTGGTGATACATGCAATGAACAAAATGATGGTACAACAATTGTACGTCCatcaaacaacaacaacaactataacaacaataacaacaacaacaacaataaacgtcattttaatatgaataatacaaataacaacaacaacaataatcatcattataataataatggtataCCACCATCAGGTGCAAGTTATTGGTCTGGTAATTTATCAAGACCATCAGCTGAAGCACGTGATGCTGGTTTAACAACTGAacatgttgttgttattgcaACATTATCAACAGCAGTACCAGCATTTGTACTTGTTGCTGCAATTGCTGTTATGTGTATGAAACGTCGTCAAAAACGTGAACAAGCACGTGCTGATGAAGAAGCACGTATACAAAATGAAAGAAATGCTGTACACAGTAGTTTAACAAAACGTATTGTAACAAGTAATTGTAATGGTACAAATAGTAATGGTAATAGTAGTTTATATCAAGGTAatcaaacaaatacaaatagtAGTAGTATTTGTTCAATAAATGGTGATTCacatatgattaaaaatacatgGACTGCAAATAAAAGTGTTAATAATTCACGTAATGATAATACACGTGATGATTTAGATTTATCATTTCAAACTGATAGTGGACATGATATATCATGTGGCGGTGGAGGTGGAGGAGGAGGTGGTGGTTATAAACcagaacaaataataaatgatggaAGATCAAGAACaccaaaacaattaaatactgATGCTGCTGCACATCGTACAtcttatcattttcaaaaagataaagataTATGTGGTAGTGTTGGTGGTTTAATTGATTCAAAAAgaacatcatcaatattttcaacaaataataataacaataataataataataataacaataatacagATTCATGTTGTGGTAATGATCCAGCGTTACTTAAAAGACCGTTAAATGATAGTGGTGGCGggggtggtggtggtgttaaTGAGGGTAATTGTGGTGTATATGTCATTGATGATCATTATAGACATGATTCAAGTATTGCATCAACCCTTGCAACAGAAGTGTAGTAGTCatccatttatttaatttaaactaaaaaaagaaattattattattattatacagaCAATGCATTGCTGCGTTACAAAGactattatcaattattaatctctctcttttcttttttttcaatatttttttaaattcaattttggtataattattaattattattattaaaactatattttcaATCTCCCTGATTAGTCAGCCGTATATTTatccgttattttttttttttttcaaataactgttaaaacttttttgactatttttcgtttttttattttattttttttgatactgtATTTTATTGTGATTAAAGTTACTTTTAATAGCTTGATAttgagtttaattaatttcaaattattacgaaaaaaaaaaaaaataatacagtaaatagaaaaaaaaataaataaacttaaaattaCGCCAAAATGTTTTAGAAACATTTAAATGCACATTTACGCGAGTAACTGGATTATTTCGTGTTAGCACAAAATAGACAGGGagatttgaatgaaaaataagaagaaaaaaatatatatatattaaataaataatagttaaagaataaattaaaaaaaaaaaaaaaaaaaaatataaaaaaaagaaaaagagagacGAAGATAAAAGTGAGAGAGCCGCTTCGGTGATGCAAATGCACGCCAACgcgcaaaataataaaatttaaaataataataaataaataaataaaaaacacccCCCTCCACAAGTCCCTTaggtatttataataattatcaatgctCGAagcaaaagtaaaataaaacgaaaaaaaaaaaaaaactgtacagaattaatttattataattgttatttactattattacgGAGTTTTCACCGTGCTATTGATGTtatgtgtatttaaaaaaaaaaacgacgacgaagatgatgatgatgatgaagaaaaaaactaagaaaaatgaaaaaaaaaaaacataatattaatagctttattattgataattatattatggATTATCATTGttccaataaattaaatttacgttTATGTGTATGTTAGAGTGACCTCTGTATATGtgcatttcaattttttttttttaaattttttttgtaaacgtcgattaatatatataaaaaataaaaaatatatttttttttgcaacgaGTGATTATGTGCGTGTGAGAAAAAATTGTACATCGAGTATGCATGTATATGTCTGTAaatgtgtattattttatatatataaatatatctatatattttttttttttttttgaatgtaaaaaCGTCAGGATTTATATATGTTTcgtaatgatattttttttttttttttatttctttttgttttgtcGGGAAGGCGCTTTTTTCGATGACCCGATTTTGTGTGTGCGCGGCCTTTAAATCAAATCGAAATCTTTTGTGactttggaatttttttggtaaaattttAGAATCATGACGTCATAAATTTCTATAATGTCCAGAATTGCAAATTTGACAatgaaggttttttttttttttcgtctcgAATGAATTGtgattgaaagaaaaaaaaaaaaaaaaaaaaaaagtgaacgGGGTTTCGTAAAGacatgttcatttttttttttttttttcgtttaatttttgAGTCAAGCAATTATGTTGGAAAAATCATTAAACGAAAGTCTggagtttttgtttttgtaaagtctgcgactaaaaaaaaattgtcaagatattttttcttatactttttttttttgttattttttcgagTTGACTTTCGAGAACAGACGTACGGTGACACTCAGCCAGGCTAAAGGAGTTTTATAGtttccaaaaataattttttggatggaaaaaaaaataatgataaaaagacATGCAGTGACGCCCCTCTTTTGCGACATAcatataatattgtatttgtttttttttttttaaatttatttcctgTGTGCTGCCGACGAGGGACGACACTGCGTCTCATTGCTAAACGCACCGACGTCTGTTTGCGAATGTATCTTtacaacgaaaaaataaaaaaaaaagggaaaagtATACAAGAGAAATGAGCGATggatagataaatataaaaagtttttggaaaaataatttttaaccaaagcatgcaattgaaaaaaaaagaaagaaaaataataataaatagtaaaaatggttaaataaatatagtaatgattataaaaaaaaaaaattgtaaggCCGTGCACAGATTACGTGACTCATCTGGgcatttattttgtaaaaaagaataactttatttatgattttttttttctgaaagaGATTGTAATGTCGAGGTGAATGACAAGATTCTATATACAGAATTGttaactactttttttttttttttttcatttttgctatgtcatatttttttgtatcatttatcttttgtatcatctttatttatttatatattatatttttttttcttttatacaaATTGATGAGAATGCAGACACCTTGCAtgattaatatacaaaatttaattcacaaatttatagacaaaaatattgaaagaaaaaaaaaaagaaataattatgaaacaaTGTGACTAATTATGTGGcgaaattaaatgtttaattatttattttgtgaatttataTGGAGGTTACTAATTcgtaaattaataactaaataataaatttttttttgataacgaaaattaaaattaaataaatatcatgacGAAAATTTTTTGTAGACTCTTGTAAAACATATGACAATTACgatggtataaaaaaaaaatcaaagattcGATTATGTTCttgttgaattataattaattaatttaaaaaaaaaaaaaaacaaattaataaataaacaaatatttataaaaaataaaaaaatgaattgaataaatttaagtcCCATGACACATTTCAGGGAAAAatcaaagataaaatatttggaattcttgtttttttttttcccatgaTTTTTCAgatataaatcatcaattaaaaaataataagtccaaattgtttcttatttttttctctctgtcTTGACCCTCCAAGacgatgaaaaattaatatgaaaaaaaaaaaataaataacaaatttatacaaatatattttccaatatcttttttcattttatacaaTCACTcagataattataaatgttttttgaaaaataaaaaaaaattgacttaaacaagcaaatattaaaaacaaattaacttttcttattattattatttttctcctatccattaacaataatattgtcatAATCGACAAcgtgataaataataattatgtcttTGCATGACATTATTTTACGTTGACAATTACgtcaacaaatataaatagtcaattatattaaataaaaaattatatgccTCTGATTCTTCCCTCcgattgaataataattaaaaacaaattatcaaataaacaattcCTATTTATACAACTAAAAAAAcctataatcaatttaaaaaaaataatcgtgtAAATTAACgactgaaaattattatacatcgATCAACTTAATAATTCAAAgacttttttcaaattaataataaattttttattaaaaaattaactatatcatattattaaaatcaagaaaatttataatcaaaatatattaaaaaaaaaaaaaacaaaaattgacatgcaaaaaaaaaaaaaaaaaaaattatatttaaaaacaaacaaataaataattagtaaacaaaaaaaaaaataaataaatatctgtaaatttttagtagaagtgtacaatttaattaaaaaaaaaaaataaataataatattatatcaattattgcTTAACAACGATCGCaggcaaaaaagaaaaataaaaaaaaattaaataggtattaattatcattgtaaTTTAAGATcattttacatattaattgtcattaattattatgattattattgtattattattaataaataattgtgtaaatagtaaaaaaagaaaaatgaaaaatgtcaatattaaataatgtcaCTGAGTGTGactgaaaataatcaaatggtttttgttattaatttattcacttgaaaatattCCATATCCTATAATTTTCCTTTGTGTtggtgttgttattgttgtttattaatttattgaaaaattgttaatgattAAGTACTTGTTTCTTTGATATAATACAAATCGTAATAATACGATTgaacaataattgatattactatgatttttttgtaattttaatcaaacaaTTGTGCATGGTTTTCTGAGTCATCAGTCTCAACTTGGTGTAGATTTTCTTGACACTTACAAACTCGCCAATCTTCACACGATTTAAATCGTGCATTTATTTCTCACgcgttgtaaaataattataataataattttaaaaaaaaataaaaatcagctAACGAAATAACAACAAGCACCTCACGATTGTGTCAAGAAATATTTTGGACAAGGTTGATGAGtacataataaaaacttaaaaaaaaaaaattaaaaaataatatataaaattataacaagcATAAATCACGAAatgtgaaatttaaaaattatggaaaaaaggattgattaaaaataaaaattacaactttctttatttgttatttatattttttttaacattataaattggatcattattatttaatggcGTTATTCAATGATGCTACATCTAGATCAACAacgtgtgtatatatatactcaattattttcacataTAGATAtgattatatgaaatatacaTCGCGTGACTCAAGTCACCCAGCTTGactttaaagaaaaaaaaaaaaaaaaaattggaaagtAAATTAAGCTTGGTCATTTTGTTGAGTACAAGTACCATCTTATTCAATGAAATCAAACACCATGGTTCTTTTGTTGTCtctgattttaattataattaatatatatttaaaaaatatataaatttttatttattcattcgttgagtatatattattttgtaaattgaaatttatattttgcgattcatatataaataatgatgtgttttttttttcgaaatataattttatgtatattttacatGAAGCAGTAAGAGGATCTATACTATCATGCTAGACTTCTTATAAAACATTTAACGTATGTATATGCCAGAGTCATTTCAGAGTGACTTTCACTTGCCCTCCGGTGAAACATAGATACTGAGGCAAAGTTTACGTCCCCATGATCATCCTTCTCTTCCTCgcctcaaatattttttacctcTACTTTCCATCATGTGGAATGGTACTTTGTGTAACTAGCATCATGGTAAATGCCATTGCAtcttaaaaagataaaaataaaaaaaaacaataacaacaacaacaacaatgatatagaagaaaagaaaaaaaaatataataatattcctttgtattattatatacacttTTGAATTTCCttgtatttatcatcatcaatgtaataaaattaaattattataaaatattttctattatactATAATCaactattgaaataatttttatatattttatttttattattaactttaaatataatcaagtgtatattgaaataatttttttaaataaatttaaatttatatatgaaatttttaagttgatatttattaaagagctttttgttaaaatatttttggtattttttgaataaggATTATAGTTaaaatgatgattaaattaaatttaataaattgatgattttcatgaaaatttcattgttcAATTGCgagaattatatttgaatgaaaaaaaaaaaaaggaagagcAGTTAACATCCTAATCGGGGCGTagcgaaaaaattaattgccgGATGCAATCCAATCGATTCCCACGACTCTATCTactataatgtatatatacacgaAACAAGTGATGAAGCGAATTGAAGAGATCCAAAAGAGCTCAAAACTTACTGAAGCACCCGAATCGATCCGGTCCATTATCGTCGATAAACCGGTATCATACACGAATAtcccttttaattttttttttttttttatttttttataccacCTGCGTGTGCAGGGtatctcaaaataaaaattaaaaaaacaacaaatgatcCTTATCCCAAAATCCCTTTTTCACT is drawn from Aphidius gifuensis isolate YNYX2018 linkage group LG3, ASM1490517v1, whole genome shotgun sequence and contains these coding sequences:
- the LOC122853033 gene encoding neurogenic locus protein delta-like; protein product: MWTTMLIWTMAVVLLPSPRVVYASGVFELRLKSFTNEYGKDNMGKCCSGSTTINGTCLGVCKTRFRVCLKQYQAKIDTTTPCTYGDVVTPVLGGNIVNLNPDVALPSFTNPIRFPFDFSWPGTFSLIVEAYHDTDNTTHHSAEKVLITRLTTQRWLDVGTSWTEDEHRSAHARMVYEYRATCSAHYYGKGCENLCRPRDDSFGHYSCSPTGERVCLSGWKGDYCATPRCLTGCNEQHGHCSQPNECTCNPGWTGQFCDQCVRYPGCLHGTCQKPWGCMCNEGWGGLFCNQDLNYCTNHKPCMNGGTCFNTGQGSYTCSCAPGFTGTDCETPLSDCHSNPCLNGGSCSMNNNNTITGSSSSSSSSSGSSGSSSSSSSTGLSNQFNNNNMGNKTNESTIQTAYRCTCLPGWSGRHCEITSKSCRDSPCLHNGVCVDDSLKGYTCHCTAGYSGKDCETQVDECSPNPCNNNGTCTPTQNGFMCTCPAGYTGDNCEINIDDCQGDPCLSGGTCVDMINRFRCQCVPGYVGLLCQDKVDYCLAKPCANGGICASGTNDYVCTCKAGFTGKDCSVDVDECKSNPCNNGGLCKNRVNGFVCECTTGWRGDTCNEQNDGTTIVRPSNNNNNYNNNNNNNNNKRHFNMNNTNNNNNNNHHYNNNGIPPSGASYWSGNLSRPSAEARDAGLTTEHVVVIATLSTAVPAFVLVAAIAVMCMKRRQKREQARADEEARIQNERNAVHSSLTKRIVTSNCNGTNSNGNSSLYQGNQTNTNSSSICSINGDSHMIKNTWTANKSVNNSRNDNTRDDLDLSFQTDSGHDISCGGGGGGGGGGYKPEQIINDGRSRTPKQLNTDAAAHRTSYHFQKDKDICGSVGGLIDSKRTSSIFSTNNNNNNNNNNNNNTDSCCGNDPALLKRPLNDSGGGGGGGVNEGNCGVYVIDDHYRHDSSIASTLATEV